The following proteins come from a genomic window of Carassius gibelio isolate Cgi1373 ecotype wild population from Czech Republic chromosome B8, carGib1.2-hapl.c, whole genome shotgun sequence:
- the LOC127962875 gene encoding protein FAM110A produces MMSTDTLQPSSRRIIRLAVTSGTPSPNLESSCPVKSSPGIRKPSAVERLEADKAKYVKSQQVALKKQQPVICPSNNSQSGQGAQQPSRKIPARPTKSEMPPLNLEHLCKLIDGVSDATVPDVSTQLNNKEKDAADPSKATSPTMEEASVGLTSASQGKAPVEALGASGCPTMTVRRVDVRPQLPQMRMAGRPQQQNRPPGQQTTPQVPIQLLRLLRPYTQPNQQPADFKRLHRATKTNANKGPIKPPNCAAQTSPSSKSPTSPPLPLSIKPITEPLSCSSPTPLTPNSIALLKNDFQSPPSPAFTRQSSTSSRKRPSLTRSKSDVSDCFSRVGVELERFFNYCGLDPSDLEELARPGSDIVSVSRLRSASAPASERSAEGEDEEEDAAKDERPVYGVSVIERNARVIKWLYGMRQAKESPKVADM; encoded by the coding sequence ATGATGTCAACTGACACTCTCCAGCCATCTTCACGGAGAATAATAAGGCTAGCTGTAACTTCTGGCACTCCAAGTCCCAACCTAGAGTCCAGTTGTCCAGTCAAATCATCTCCAGGCATACGCAAACCAAGTGCGGTGGAACGTTTGGAAGCAGACAAGGCCAAGTACGTCAAGAGCCAACAGGTGGCTTTGAAGAAGCAGCAGCCAGTTATCTGTCCTTCCAACAACAGCCAAAGTGGACAAGGTGCTCAACAGCCATCAAGGAAGATCCCTGCAAGACCTACAAAGTCGGAGATGCCACCTCTTAACCTGGAACATCTTTGCAAGCTGATTGATGGAGTCAGTGATGCCACCGTTCCAGACGTATCTACACAACTCAACAACAAAGAGAAAGATGCTGCAGATCCATCCAAGGCCACCTCTCCAACAATGGAAGAAGCTTCTGTGGGCTTGACTTCTGCAAGTCAAGGAAAAGCTCCAGTAGAGGCTTTAGGGGCGAGCGGATGTCCTACCATGACAGTGCGGAGAGTTGACGTCAGGCCACAGTTACCTCAGATGAGGATGGCAGGTAGACCACAGCAACAGAACCGACCACCAGGGCAACAGACCACACCTCAGGTCCCAATACAACTTCTGCGCTTGcttagaccgtacacacagccaAATCAACAACCAGCTGACTTCAAAAGGCTCCATAGAGCCACAAAAACAAATGCCAACAAAGGACCTATTAAACCACCAAACTGTGCTGCGCAAACCTCACCTTCTTCCAAATCCCCGACTAGCCCGCCTCTACCCCTCTCCATAAAACCAATCACAGAACCATTATCGTGTTCCTCACCGACCCCACTTACTCCAAACTCCATTGCGTTGCTCAAAAATGACTTCCAGTCCCCGCCATCTCCAGCCTTCACCCGCCAATCCTCAACAAGCTCCAGGAAGCGTCCTTCCCTAACGCGCTCAAAATCTGACGTCAGCGACTGCTTTTCAAGAGTAGGAGTAGAACTTGAGCGCTTCTTTAATTATTGTGGCCTTGACCCATCGGATTTAGAGGAGCTGGCGAGACCGGGTTCTGACATCGTGTCTGTTTCACGTCTACGTAGCGCCAGTGCGCCGGCATCTGAGCGTTCGGCTGAGGGTGAAGATGAGGAAGAAGATGCAGCAAAAGATGAACGTCCTGTTTACGGTGTGTCGGTCATTGAGAGAAATGCTCGCGTGATCAAGTGGCTTTATGGGATGCGCCAGGCCAAAGAGAGTCCCAAAGTGGCCGATATGTAA
- the LOC127962869 gene encoding prickle planar cell polarity protein 3-like isoform X1: protein MFTRGSKKRRSNRSIDAEDPDQGQPCMRCGEQCPGFRMHGWRKICVHCKCVREEHVVRSVPGQLERMMMKLVSDFQRHSISDDDSGCASEEYAWVPPGIKPEQVYQYYSCIPEDKIPYVNSPGERYRIKQLLHQLPAHDSEPQYCNSLDEEEKKELRSFSQQRKRENLGRGIVRLFPVTMTGAICQQCGRQICGGDIAVFASRAGHGSCWHPQCFQCASCSELLVDLIYFYQDGHIYCGRHHAERIKPRCQACDEIIFADECTEAEGRHWHMKHFCCFECETALGGQRYIMRESRPYCCHCYESLYAEYCDTCGEHIGIEQGQMTYEGQHWHATEACFCCACCQLPLLGRPFLPRSGLIFCSRSCSLGEDPDNSDSCDSALQSKPVSHKSIQDQQRTSTPRPQEGASVRAASTTTANGAHVTLGSSATCVLTSFHPIPNGQPPPYDQIQTQHSQLCPAANDRTAFVCKDQSGVSKQRVTHRPDSLEFTVELNGYAEFGPFPPSCTSRGTSTAKDCGNISCTGISSQLESSDTFDDLNDSDSFPPPPPPVFFDPSDSRAAVTEAEDAPAAPVRGSTARVSFREPISCSYSVEEEEWEEEEQVEMQRREGEEEEQEEDGEEVEGSLGHRLRYCIEVPSQMELLDGSYHRSFRRASGGHHPTEKRLRRSRGSRSDRPRLETLESRVGDCRRSNSVLDGSLTLHSTRYRHEDSCSTCSSSSDSEEEGFFLGQRIPLPPQLTGGERAAEGQTEDEDKSRRGSFRRRRTQSLSRKDKDKNCILS from the exons GAAGATCTGTGTGCACTGTAAGTGTGTGCGGGAGGAGCATGTGGTGCGCTCTGTGCCCGGACAGCTggagaggatgatgatgaagctGGTTTCAGACTTCCAGAGGCACTCCATATCCGACGACGACTCGGGCTGCGCCTCAGAAGAATATGCCTGGGTGCCGCCCGGGATCAAGCCTGAACAG GTGTATCAGTATTACAGCTGTATTCCAGAGGACAAGATTCCTTATGTCAACAGTCCAGGAGAACGATATCGAATTAAACAGCTTCTACACCAGCTGCCGGCCCATGACAGCGAG ccTCAGTACTGTAACTCTCTGGATGAAGAAGAGAAGAAAGAACTGAGGTCATTCAGCcagcagaggaagagagagaatcTGGGCCGTGGCATCGTACGACTGTTTCCAGTCACCATGACCGGAGCCATCTGTCAACAG TGTGGCAGGCAGATCTGCGGCGGTGACATCGCGGTGTTTGCGTCACGAGCGGGTCACGGCTCCTGCTGGCATCCTCAGTGCTTCCAGTGCGCTTCCTGTAGCGAGCTGCTGGTGGATCTGATTTACTTCTATCAGGACGGACACATCTACTGCGGCCGGCACCACGCCGAGCGCATCAAACCCCGCTGCCAGGCCTGCGACGAG ATCATCTTTGCGGACGAGTGTACGGAGGCGGAGGGCCGGCACTGGCACATGAAGCACTTCTGCTGTTTCGAGTGTGAGACGGCGCTGGGCGGCCAGCGCTACATCATGAGAGAGAGCCGGCCGTACTGCTGCCACTGCTACGAGTCTCTGTACGCCGAATACTGCGACACCTGCGGAGAACACATCG GTATAGAGCAGGGTCAGATGACGTACGAGGGCCAGCACTGGCACGCGACCGAGGCCTGTTTCTGCTGCGCCTGCTGTCAGCTCCCTCTGCTGGGCCGACCCTTCCTGCCTCGCAGCGGACTCATCTTCTGCTCCCGCTCCTGCTCGCTCGGGGAAGACCCAGACAACTCAGACTCCTGCGATTCTGCCCTGCAGAGCAAACCAGTGTCACACAAGAGCATTCAAGACCAGCAGCGCACATCCACACCACGGCCACAGGAGGGAGCCAGCGTCAGAGCTGCCAGCACAACAACAGCCAACGGGGCTCATGTCACACTGGGCAGCAGCGCTACAT GTGTCCTCACCTCTTTCCATCCTATACCCAATGGCCAACCTCCACCGTATGATcaaatacaaacacaacactcacagctCTGTCCAGCAGCCAATGACAGGACGGCATTCGTTTGCAAGGACCAATCAGGCGTCAGCAAACAGCGAGTGACTCACCGGCCAGACAGTCTGGAGTTTACGGTGGAGCTGAACGGATACGCAGAATTTGGCCCTTTTCCGCCGAGCTGCACGTCTAGAGGGACTTCCACTGCAAAGGATTGTGGGAACATCAGTTGTACAG GGATTTCCTCTCAGCTGGAGTCTTCAGATACCTTTGACGATCTAAATGACTCCGACTCCTTCCCGCCTCCTCCGCCCCCTGTTTTCTTCGATCCGTCTGATTCCCGGGCCGCTGTCACTGAAGCCGAGGACGCCCCTGCAGCACCGGTCCGCGGCAGCACCGCCAGGGTCAGCTTCAGAGAGCCAATCAGCTGCAGCTATTCAGTGGAAGAGGAAGAGTGGGAGGAAGAGGAACAGGTGGAGATGCAGAgaagagagggagaggaagaggagcaggagGAAGATGGAGAGGAAGTTGAAGGAAGTTTGGGACACAGGTTGCGTTACTGCATTGAAGTACCATCTCAAATGGAGCTGCTGG ATGGGTCGTACCACCGCAGTTTCCGCCGGGCAAGCGGTGGCCACCATCCCACGGAGAAGAGGCTCAGACGCTCCCGAGGTTCACGAAGCGACAGACCTCGTCTGGAAACCCTGGAAAGCAGGGTAGGAGACTGCAGGCGGTCCAACAGCGTCCTGGACGGCAGCCTTACCCTGCACTCCACCCGCTACCGACATGAAGACTCCTGCTCCAcctgctcctcttcctcagaCTCCGAGGAGGAAGGCTTCTTTCTGGGCCAGCGCATTCCTCTGCCGCCGCAGCTGACGGGTGGAGAGAGAGCAGCAGAAGGACAGACAGAGGACGAGGACAAGAGCCGAAGAGGAAGCTTCAGGAGAAGAAGGACACAGAGTCTCAGTAGAAAAGACAAGGACAAGAACTGCATACTGTCCTGA
- the LOC127962869 gene encoding prickle-like protein 2 isoform X2 produces MMMKLVSDFQRHSISDDDSGCASEEYAWVPPGIKPEQVYQYYSCIPEDKIPYVNSPGERYRIKQLLHQLPAHDSEPQYCNSLDEEEKKELRSFSQQRKRENLGRGIVRLFPVTMTGAICQQCGRQICGGDIAVFASRAGHGSCWHPQCFQCASCSELLVDLIYFYQDGHIYCGRHHAERIKPRCQACDEIIFADECTEAEGRHWHMKHFCCFECETALGGQRYIMRESRPYCCHCYESLYAEYCDTCGEHIGIEQGQMTYEGQHWHATEACFCCACCQLPLLGRPFLPRSGLIFCSRSCSLGEDPDNSDSCDSALQSKPVSHKSIQDQQRTSTPRPQEGASVRAASTTTANGAHVTLGSSATCVLTSFHPIPNGQPPPYDQIQTQHSQLCPAANDRTAFVCKDQSGVSKQRVTHRPDSLEFTVELNGYAEFGPFPPSCTSRGTSTAKDCGNISCTGISSQLESSDTFDDLNDSDSFPPPPPPVFFDPSDSRAAVTEAEDAPAAPVRGSTARVSFREPISCSYSVEEEEWEEEEQVEMQRREGEEEEQEEDGEEVEGSLGHRLRYCIEVPSQMELLDGSYHRSFRRASGGHHPTEKRLRRSRGSRSDRPRLETLESRVGDCRRSNSVLDGSLTLHSTRYRHEDSCSTCSSSSDSEEEGFFLGQRIPLPPQLTGGERAAEGQTEDEDKSRRGSFRRRRTQSLSRKDKDKNCILS; encoded by the exons atgatgatgaagctGGTTTCAGACTTCCAGAGGCACTCCATATCCGACGACGACTCGGGCTGCGCCTCAGAAGAATATGCCTGGGTGCCGCCCGGGATCAAGCCTGAACAG GTGTATCAGTATTACAGCTGTATTCCAGAGGACAAGATTCCTTATGTCAACAGTCCAGGAGAACGATATCGAATTAAACAGCTTCTACACCAGCTGCCGGCCCATGACAGCGAG ccTCAGTACTGTAACTCTCTGGATGAAGAAGAGAAGAAAGAACTGAGGTCATTCAGCcagcagaggaagagagagaatcTGGGCCGTGGCATCGTACGACTGTTTCCAGTCACCATGACCGGAGCCATCTGTCAACAG TGTGGCAGGCAGATCTGCGGCGGTGACATCGCGGTGTTTGCGTCACGAGCGGGTCACGGCTCCTGCTGGCATCCTCAGTGCTTCCAGTGCGCTTCCTGTAGCGAGCTGCTGGTGGATCTGATTTACTTCTATCAGGACGGACACATCTACTGCGGCCGGCACCACGCCGAGCGCATCAAACCCCGCTGCCAGGCCTGCGACGAG ATCATCTTTGCGGACGAGTGTACGGAGGCGGAGGGCCGGCACTGGCACATGAAGCACTTCTGCTGTTTCGAGTGTGAGACGGCGCTGGGCGGCCAGCGCTACATCATGAGAGAGAGCCGGCCGTACTGCTGCCACTGCTACGAGTCTCTGTACGCCGAATACTGCGACACCTGCGGAGAACACATCG GTATAGAGCAGGGTCAGATGACGTACGAGGGCCAGCACTGGCACGCGACCGAGGCCTGTTTCTGCTGCGCCTGCTGTCAGCTCCCTCTGCTGGGCCGACCCTTCCTGCCTCGCAGCGGACTCATCTTCTGCTCCCGCTCCTGCTCGCTCGGGGAAGACCCAGACAACTCAGACTCCTGCGATTCTGCCCTGCAGAGCAAACCAGTGTCACACAAGAGCATTCAAGACCAGCAGCGCACATCCACACCACGGCCACAGGAGGGAGCCAGCGTCAGAGCTGCCAGCACAACAACAGCCAACGGGGCTCATGTCACACTGGGCAGCAGCGCTACAT GTGTCCTCACCTCTTTCCATCCTATACCCAATGGCCAACCTCCACCGTATGATcaaatacaaacacaacactcacagctCTGTCCAGCAGCCAATGACAGGACGGCATTCGTTTGCAAGGACCAATCAGGCGTCAGCAAACAGCGAGTGACTCACCGGCCAGACAGTCTGGAGTTTACGGTGGAGCTGAACGGATACGCAGAATTTGGCCCTTTTCCGCCGAGCTGCACGTCTAGAGGGACTTCCACTGCAAAGGATTGTGGGAACATCAGTTGTACAG GGATTTCCTCTCAGCTGGAGTCTTCAGATACCTTTGACGATCTAAATGACTCCGACTCCTTCCCGCCTCCTCCGCCCCCTGTTTTCTTCGATCCGTCTGATTCCCGGGCCGCTGTCACTGAAGCCGAGGACGCCCCTGCAGCACCGGTCCGCGGCAGCACCGCCAGGGTCAGCTTCAGAGAGCCAATCAGCTGCAGCTATTCAGTGGAAGAGGAAGAGTGGGAGGAAGAGGAACAGGTGGAGATGCAGAgaagagagggagaggaagaggagcaggagGAAGATGGAGAGGAAGTTGAAGGAAGTTTGGGACACAGGTTGCGTTACTGCATTGAAGTACCATCTCAAATGGAGCTGCTGG ATGGGTCGTACCACCGCAGTTTCCGCCGGGCAAGCGGTGGCCACCATCCCACGGAGAAGAGGCTCAGACGCTCCCGAGGTTCACGAAGCGACAGACCTCGTCTGGAAACCCTGGAAAGCAGGGTAGGAGACTGCAGGCGGTCCAACAGCGTCCTGGACGGCAGCCTTACCCTGCACTCCACCCGCTACCGACATGAAGACTCCTGCTCCAcctgctcctcttcctcagaCTCCGAGGAGGAAGGCTTCTTTCTGGGCCAGCGCATTCCTCTGCCGCCGCAGCTGACGGGTGGAGAGAGAGCAGCAGAAGGACAGACAGAGGACGAGGACAAGAGCCGAAGAGGAAGCTTCAGGAGAAGAAGGACACAGAGTCTCAGTAGAAAAGACAAGGACAAGAACTGCATACTGTCCTGA